Proteins encoded within one genomic window of Arachis ipaensis cultivar K30076 chromosome B08, Araip1.1, whole genome shotgun sequence:
- the LOC107613603 gene encoding patellin-3 gives MAEEAPKTSPSPPQEEAVLHVEQVMVTDVDEKEHSTNAIVENEKETEKEHVVEDEKKEEEASVAANENNAGEDSKACDDEKVPESGSFKEESTKVSELAETEKKALQELKTLIQTALNNREFSAPKEEKPAVESDVAEEKKKEEEEEEEEAEENHLIEENKDSSEEKEAAAEVKEATTTAEALSSSVDDDEAKTVEAIEETVVAVSSTTEAEELAPKKEEECSPLLAPEEVSIWGVPLLADERTDVILLKFLRARDFRVKEAFTMIRNTIKWRKEFKIDELLEQEEEDNIFINTMDFEKAVYMHGYDKEGHPVCYNIYGEFQNKELYKKAFSDEEKRERFLKWRIRFLERSIRKLDFWPGGISTIVQVNDLKNSPGPAKWELRQATKQALQLLQDNYPEFVAKQVFINVPWWYLAVNRMISPFLTQRTKSKFVFAGPSKTAETLLRYIAAEQLSVKYGGLSKDGEFGNNDAVTEITVRPAAKHSVEFPVTENCVLSWEMRVIGWDISYGAEFVPNSEGSYTVIIQKARKVAPSEEPVLCNSFKIGEPGKVVLTIENQSSKKKKLLYRLKTKPE, from the exons ATGGCAGAGGAAGCTCCAAAGACATCACCATCACCACCACAAGAGGAAGCAGTGTTGCATGTGGAACAAGTTATGGTCACTGACGTTGACGAGAAAGAACACTCCACCAACGCCATTGTTGAGAATGAGAAGGAGACAGAGAAAGAGCATGTTGTTGAagatgaaaagaaagaagaagaagcttcTGTAGCTGCAAATGAAAATAATGCTGGCGAGGATTCAAAAGCATGTGATGATGAGAAGGTTCCAGAATCAGGTTCGTTCAAGGAAGAGAGCACGAAGGTTTCTGAACTTGCTGAGACTGAGAAGAAGGCACTTCAAGAGCTCAAAACCCTAATCCAAACTGCACTCAACAATCGTGAATTCTCTGCACCAAAAGAAGAAAAGCCTGCAGTTGAATCTGATGTagcagaagaaaagaagaaggaagaagaagaagaagaagaagaagcagaggaaAACCACCTAATTGAGGAGAACAAGGATTCATCAGAAGAAAAAGAAGCTGCAGCAGAAGTGAAAgaagcaacaacaacagcagaaGCTTTATCTTCTTCTGTGGATGATGACGAAGCAAAAACCGTTGAGGCCATTGAAGAAACCGTGGTGGCAGTTTCTTCCACAACTGAAGCTGAAGAACTAGCtccaaagaaggaagaagagtgtTCGCCATTGTTGGCGCCAGAAGAAGTCTCAATCTGGGGAGTGCCGCTCCTCGCCGACGAAAGAACAGACGTGATCCTCTTGAAGTTCCTCCGCGCACGTGATTTCAGGGTAAAAGAAGCGTTCACCATGATCAGGAACACGATCAAGTGGCGAAAGGAGTTCAAGATCGACGAATTActggaacaagaagaagaagataatatTTTCATTAATACAATGGATTTTGAAAAGGCGGTATACATGCACGGATACGACAAAGAAGGGCACCCCGTGTGTTACAACATCTATGGCGAGTTCCAGAACAAGGAGCTGTATAAGAAGGCATTCTCTGATGAGGAGAAGAGGGAGAGGTTCTTGAAATGGAGGATTAGGTTCCTTGAGAGGAGTATTAGGAAGCTTGATTTCTGGCCTGGTGGGATATCCACCATTGTTCAGGTTAATGATCTCAAGAATTCACCTGGTCCTGCTAAGTGGGAACTTAGACAAGCAACCAAACAGGCCCTTCAATTGCTTCAAGATAATTACCCTGAATTTGTTGCCAAACAG GTGTTTATCAATGTGCCATGGTGGTACTTGGCAGTGAACAGGATGATAAGTCCATTTCTGACACAGAGAACAAAGAGCAAGTTTGTGTTTGCTGGTCCTTCCAAAACAGCCGAGACCCTTCTAAG GTACATTGCAGCTGAGCAACTTTCTGTGAAGTATGGAGGACTAAGTAAAGATGGGGAATTCGGAAATAACGATGCTGTTACCGAGATAACTGTGAGACCAGCTGCTAAACATTCTGTGGAGTTTCCAGTTACTGAG AATTGTGTATTGTCTTGGGAGATGAGAGTAATAGGGTGGGATATAAGTTATGGTGCTGAATTTGTGCCAAACTCAGAAGGAAGCTACACAGTAATAATTCAAAAAGCTAGAAAGGTTGCACCATCAGAAGAACCTGTTCTTTGCAACAGTTTCAAGATTGGTGAACCTGGCAAAGTGGTTCTCACCATTGAAAACCAAAGctccaagaagaagaagctctTGTACCGCTTGAAGACCAAACCTGAATGA